Proteins encoded in a region of the Falco rusticolus isolate bFalRus1 chromosome 10, bFalRus1.pri, whole genome shotgun sequence genome:
- the UCKL1 gene encoding uridine-cytidine kinase-like 1 isoform X8, producing the protein MGGSGLGLSRFILLAVGAVGTCCFSPPSPARIRDGRGSQRAAGCRALAQRAQGWERRWGRERGPPLTPVNLCLGNSSAESLDRLYPAVGSTKPPRKRTTSQCKSEPPLLRTSKRTIYTAGRPPWYNEHGTQSKEAFVIGLGGGSASGKTTVATMIIEALDVPWVVLLSMDSFYKVLTKQQQEQAASNDFNFDHPDAFDFDLIIATLKKLKQGKSVKIPIYDFTTHSRKKEWKTLYGANVIIFEGIMAFADKELLKLLDLKIFVDTDSDIRLVRRLRRDISERGRDIEGVIKQYNKFVKPAFDQYIQPTMRLADIVVPRGSGNTVAIDLIVQHVHSQLEEVSTRLLCKLWSSSSFLPSLGEQVFRGQTNHPAVICGVSSLPAAPDPAVLQLSGSGFSSSPLCRHCCTGFSVQSPFFHFCVGCSPWVSKTKVLCLMHRLSPNPGTCSIPSPSPALTSLLGVLGQS; encoded by the exons ATGGGAG GTTCAGGTTTGGGGCTTTCCCGTTTTATCTTGCTGGCTGTGGGAGCTGTTGggacctgctgcttttcccctcccagcccagcacgGATCCGGGATGGTCGGGGGTCCCAGAGGGCTGCAGGATGCAGAGCCTTAGCACAGAGGGCACAGGGATGGGAGCGGcggtggggaagggagaggggtCCCCCTCTCACCCCAGTAAATCTGTGCTTGGG caaCAGCAGTGCCGAATCCTTAGACCGGCTGTACCCTGCAGTGGGCTCCACCAAGCCACCCCGAAAACGGACCACTAGCCAGTGCAAGTCCGAGCCACCTCTGCTGCGGACCAGCAAGAGGACCATCTACACAGCTGGCCGGCCACCATGGTACAACGAGCATGGGACGCAGTCCAAAGAGGCCTTCGTGATAG GCCTGGGAGGAGGCAGCGCTTCTGGGAAGACCACAGTGGCCACCATGATCATTGAGGCTCTTGATGTCCCTTGGGTGGTTCTGCTGTCCATGGACTCCTTCTACAAG GTGTTgaccaagcagcagcaggagcaggcagccagcaatGACTTCAACTTTGACCACCCCGATGCCTTCGACTTTGACCTCATCATTGCCACCTTGAAGAAGCTGAAGCAAGGCAAGAGCGTGAAGATCCCCATCTATGACTTTACCACCCACAGCCGGAAGAAGGAATGG AAAACCCTGTATGGCGCCAACGTGATTATCTTTGAAGGCATCATGGCATTCGCAGACAAGGAGCTCCTGAAG CTCCTTGATCTGAAGATATTTGTGGACACAGACTCGGACATCCGCTTGGTGCGTCGCCTGCGCAGGGACATCAGTGAGCGTGGTCGTGACATTGAGGGTGTCATCAAGCAGTATAACAAGTTCGTCAAGCCCGCCTTCGACCAGTACATCCAGCCCACCATGCGACTGGCCGACATCGTCGTCCCCCGAG GGAGCGGAAACACAGTGGCTATTGACCTGATTGTTCAGCACGTCCACAGCCAGCTGGAAGAG GTTAGCACGAGGCTCCTCTGCAAGCTGTGGTCCAGTAGcagcttccttccctccctgggaGAGCAAGTCTTCCGGGGACAAACCAACCATCCTGCAGTGATCTGTGGTGtgtcctccctgcctgcagctccagaCCCTGCAGTACTTCAGCTCTCTGGCTCTGGCTTCTCCTCTTCACCCCtttgcaggcactgctgcacagGCTTTTCTGTCCAGAGCCcatttttccacttctgtgtTGGATGCAGCCCGTGGGTTTCAAAAACCAAAGTCTTATGTTTGATGCACAGGCTGAGCCCCAATCCAGGCACATGCTCCATCCCTTCCCCATCACCAGCTTTAACAAGTCTTCTGGGTGTCCTGGGCCAGTCCTGA